Genomic window (Myxocyprinus asiaticus isolate MX2 ecotype Aquarium Trade chromosome 50, UBuf_Myxa_2, whole genome shotgun sequence):
AAACCATTATTTGAGTTATCTGTCTTGTTTCTATCTGCCCTTGCGAGAACAATGCATTAGCCCATTTATTTCTAAGACAGAAGATTTGTAAACATCTGCCAGCTACCCAGGTTACCAAACTATAAGCTTTTTTTCTGGGCAATGTGTAAAAAGTTTTACAAGCCACACCATAGGCAGAATTACAAGCACAAACCTGATTATGTTTTTGCATGAAGCATATGGAAAAGCCCGTAAGCCCCAGAATGCATTTACCCTGTAATTTGTACTGCCACATTCCTTCTTATACTATTAAGCAACATTTCTTCTTTATTTGACACCCTACAGCACTAATTAGGGATAGACATTTTTCATCAACAAACAAAATTACTGCTATGTACATCTCGGAGGTCTTTGGGGCTGGTATTCAAAGCATTTTTGTAAATTGGTACAGGATTTACAAAGtctaaaggctagggtatacaACATTTTTCTGCCTGCCGTTCCATCTCACGCACAGTCGAGAACTTAGCCTTTCCAAGTATACGCTTTTAACCACAAGCCCATATGGATGTGTTCAATGCATGCGTGCTACAACTGTTTGTGAGATTCTTTTAGCAGTGGCATGTAAAGAAGTTGACTGTCcgcatgtctagaaaaactaggctgcacaCAAACAGTCCGCAGGTACTGTTCTTATGACTAAATTTGCATCATAGACGTACCGGCAtgcagaaaaccaaagtatactttggccttatcaataataataattactatttcAAATCTTCTTCATACAGTGGATGTTAGGGAGGATGTGGCAATGCTCACCAAATAAGAGACATATTTTCTTCAAGATGGGAGGTATTTCCAGGTGCTGACAAATGCTGTTGGTATAAGTGAATATGGCACACTAGTTATGCTGTCCCATGAGTCTGTAGAGGGATCATAGCAGTCCAATGTTTTACACCTCTGCGCACCAAAGTAGCCCCCGACCACATAAAGACGATTTCCTGATGCCACTGCGTGACAGCTGATTCTTCTGGCAGTGACATCCCCAAACTTGGTCCATTGGAACGTCTCACTATTGAAGCGATAAGCTGAGCTTGCGGAGAATTCTGTGTCTCCGCCAATGACAACAACATGGTTGCCAACAACCGCCGCTGCTGTGTAACGCCAGAGTTGAGGACAAGTGGTGGGGACAGTCCACCTGTTCTCGCAGGGGTCGAAGCACTGGACCTTCGGATATTTTTCCCTGTTGACACTAGTCCCGCCAAAAGCAAAGAGCTTATTTTTAGCGCCTACAACAGCAGCATTGCTCACACCCTCTCGAAGAGGAGCTACTAACGTCCACTTATTGGACTGTGGGTTGTACTGTTCCACTTGTTTGAGAGACACAGATGGGGATGCAGGAAATGATCCTGCAAGGGATGTATGTCCACCCACAACATACAAGATGTGGTCAAGTTCTGCTGAGCCATGACCAAATCTAGCAACGAGCATTGGAGCAGCTTTGGACCATTCATCATGTAAGGTGTCGTAGACCCAAACGTCTTTTGAAGCCCCATTTTCAGACCCTCGTCCACCAGTAACATATACTTTGCAGCCAATGGCACAAGCGCTACACTCTTTGCGAGGACTGGGGAGGTCTGTTTTGGGTGTGATCTCCTTTGCTTTGTGATCAATCATGTAAACTTTGTCGCACATGAACGTTTGGCCCCCAAGAAGCAGAAGGGCTTGGCTGACCTTCCGGGGTCGGGCGCAGAAGCCTGTGACCACTCCATCGTTCTGAAGAATCTTCATTTTGCAACGAACAGCGTCTTCCACAATCTCACGACCCACCTTGTGTCCCATGACAAGCTCCTCAGATGCAACATTCTTTAGCAAGTAGGTCTCTGGGAGCAGTGCGAGGCGAACACACCGCAGAAGGTCAGGAAGATCAAGATGTCTCCTCCCGATATCTGCTTTTACCCAGTCAATAACAGCCTCATACACAATACTTTCATCCTCTACCTCCAACTCCTCGCTAAAAACGAGCTCCTGGACTTTATCTTTTGGCAGGCTCAGGAAGTCCTCCGTGTGGTACAGATTAGCAAAATTTGCTAGGCACATCCGCCAAGAAAGCTCATACAATCTCTGGCACTGATGAGCATCTGACAAAAGCATCATCCCAAGGCAATTGGACGGATGCAGATTCTTCTCCAGGAACTCTGCGGTGGCGTCTCGGATGTCGTGGAACTGGAGCATGTCGCCTGCCTCCAGCAGAGACTCAGCATTTTCCTCGTTGATGATGACCCGGGCGGAGTAGGCATAGTCTAGCAGAAGCTCCAGAACCTCAGGGTGCAAAGAGTCATGGAAGTTGACTTCGGCATCACGGCTCTCCTTCAGGCCACCACTGAACATAGCCTCAAAGTAGCGGCTACACGAGGCCAGCACCGCCCGATGGCATGGGAAAGCCCGATGTCCAGCACGCAAGACCACATCCGTGAAGACCCGTCGCTT
Coding sequences:
- the enc3 gene encoding ectodermal-neural cortex 3, which translates into the protein MSVSNHENRKSRSSSGSMNIQLFHKTSHADSLLTHLNLLRKRRVFTDVVLRAGHRAFPCHRAVLASCSRYFEAMFSGGLKESRDAEVNFHDSLHPEVLELLLDYAYSARVIINEENAESLLEAGDMLQFHDIRDATAEFLEKNLHPSNCLGMMLLSDAHQCQRLYELSWRMCLANFANLYHTEDFLSLPKDKVQELVFSEELEVEDESIVYEAVIDWVKADIGRRHLDLPDLLRCVRLALLPETYLLKNVASEELVMGHKVGREIVEDAVRCKMKILQNDGVVTGFCARPRKVSQALLLLGGQTFMCDKVYMIDHKAKEITPKTDLPSPRKECSACAIGCKVYVTGGRGSENGASKDVWVYDTLHDEWSKAAPMLVARFGHGSAELDHILYVVGGHTSLAGSFPASPSVSLKQVEQYNPQSNKWTLVAPLREGVSNAAVVGAKNKLFAFGGTSVNREKYPKVQCFDPCENRWTVPTTCPQLWRYTAAAVVGNHVVVIGGDTEFSASSAYRFNSETFQWTKFGDVTARRISCHAVASGNRLYVVGGYFGAQRCKTLDCYDPSTDSWDSITSVPYSLIPTAFVSTWKYLPS